One Pangasianodon hypophthalmus isolate fPanHyp1 chromosome 7, fPanHyp1.pri, whole genome shotgun sequence genomic window, GTTTAGAAAAATGTCTGCATGGATACGACATCAGCTGAACAAAAAATTCATATCACAGTATCAGCGTCACAGTTTACAGTTTCACCAGTTACCTGTTCTTCTCCtattccttcttcttcttcttcttatctcCCAAAATGTTGGCACAATTATAGATTCTACACAGGAATAGTGTACTTGTGCTTTTGGGAAAGATTAGAATTACGGTTGCCATGTAACAATGCTCcaaaatatgtgtttttttgttcgtttgttttttttgtgcctaTAGGAATACATGGGAAACGGTTCAGTGGTTCATTGGTCCTTCCTTCAGACGATTCTAGGCCATGCTCCACCCACTAACACCCTAGCAACCCCTTGGAACACAACAGCAACAAATTAACATGCTAGCAACCAGCTGAGAttccatagcaaccacctagtaacaccctagcaaccattCTGTATACCATAGTACCCATCTAGCAACACCCTAGTGACCACTTGCGATACCATACGCACCACCTAGCAACAACttggaataccatagcaaccacataGTAACACCAAAGAAACCACTCAggataccatagcaaccacctagtaacaccctagcaaccattTTGAATACCATAGTacccacctagcaacaccctagcaatgAATTAGCAAccccatagcaaccacctagcaaccctataacaaccaaaaaaataacatcCTAGCAACCACTCAGGGTACCATAGCAACAACCTGGTAACACCCTAGTAACCACTCTGGATACCACAGTATCCACCTAACAACACTCTAGCCACCACTTGCGATACCACAGCCACCACCTAGTAACACCCAAGCAACCAACTGGAATATCATAGCAACAACCTAATAACACCCTAGCAACAAGTCTGGATACCATAGCAATCAGGTAGCAACAGCATAACAACCCCAGTAACAGTCATTTAGCAACTATGTGACACCTTTCCAACTGCTTGGAATACAATAGCAAttgcctagcaacaccctagcaaccacctggaaccCGACCGGCTAGCATAACATTTCCCCCATAACTAATTACATGTTTTAaccatttaacattttaaacattataacCATTTAGCCTAAAGTTTAAACAGTtaattgtttaacattttaatatttcaaaatcaaCAACAATGAAACATTGTAGTATCGGTGAACTCTTAACGTGTTTAACAGCCTCGAGGAAGTTCATCCGTGAACTTTAACCTTCGCATTAAATCATAACACGCAGGATAGAATTCATTTCCACACCGAAAATCTCTAGAGCTACGAGTACCACTACCAGTAAACTATTTCTTTACAGATCTACGCTGAGTttatcaaatattaaatatcattaaatatatacagtagaacTTTTAAAATGAAGTGGTGGTGCGAGcgtcacactgaacactctctACTACCAGAGAAGACGATCTCAACTTTACGGTATTTTTAGGAAACTGTCTCTTTAGATTAACTCTTAACTCTAACAGATGGCAGTTTTGGCGTCTGTAGTTTTACGCTGGATCTACACCGTAAATATTGCTACTGTAACACTTCATGAAAAAGTCACCCAGAACCTTCTTTTGGTtaatttcatttcttcatttcatttcatttcatttctttgtttcttaGCTGCACTTACAGTAAGGTgtaaggtgttgattaattttctataacagcagctctgtaaagcaaatcgcaggtttatattaatgcgctcgtcctaatacgttatcgtttctatagtaacagctcattaacaaggactccacataaacagatttaatcgttgatatggtgatgttttctgtaaggatatgtttatgttaacatttatggaaggagtctccagtgtcagtgctttgtaacagtcagaggtaaagctgtaactctgtTTACGtgttgcggtttctcggtaacatagaaagaaagaaaaaagggaggctggagagggaacaactgtttatagctgctataatgtaagcgaaaACAGGAACATGGTTCATGGATGAGCCACAATGTTAACTGTagctacaaatggataaaaatataaatataaatggataaaaagtatggcttGGTCTTTCATGAATAAACAAATGGTTATTTTTGGTGAATTGCTATAtattggtataagaggaataacacacttttggatgtgttgctatagcaacactgagtgttttctTCATTGTGTATGGAATTTTATGGTTTATTCCTGAACGTAACCGGAATCCTGGTCTCCGTGCAGGTGGACTTTGAGGACGTGATCGCTGAGCCTGCAGGCACCTACAGCTTTGATGGTGTGTGGAAAGCCAGCTTCACCACGTTCACGGTCAGCAAGTACTGGTTCTACCGGCTGCTGACGGCGCTGGTGGGCATCCCGCTGGCGCTGATCTGGGGCATCTTCTTCGCCATCCTGTCCTTCCTGCACATCTGGGCTGTGGTGCCGTGCGTGAAGAGCTACCTGATCGAGATCCACTGCGTCAGCCAGGTCTACTCCATCTGCGTGCACACCTTCTGCGACCCGCTGTTCGAAGCCATGGGGAAGTGCTTCAGCAACGTCCGTGTCACCAGCACGAAGGTGGTGTAGGAGCGCAGAAAGTGAAGGAAGAAATAAGGCCGGGGGTGGGTGGGGTTCTGTGGAGTGGGTGGAGTCTCAGAAGGAGGggaataaagataaaaaaggagagagaaagctagaaaaaaaaaagaaaaaaaaatgcccttCATGTTGAAGAGGTTGACGTGAAAAGAATACAGAGGCTTTTGAGTCTCAGATTTATGATTCGTCTCCCTCCAGTCTGGGCTTCTCTACGGATCTATGAAATATTATTagggattttattattttttataatttgttaGCGTTTATCACTAAACAAGCAGCAGATCAGCCTTGCGTTTTATTCCGCTTCCTGGGACAAGGCTGTGAATCTGTAGCTTTTGTTTGTCCCTCTTCATTCATGCTTGAATCCACATTTATTTCATCCATCATTACCCCCCAGTTTTTTCAGTCTTAACTAAACTTTTAACAtcttactcttttttttattcttccctAAAGTGTAGAAAGTTTCTTTTTCAGTGTGGAGAGTCACTAACCCAGAGCCCGGGCCAGGAAAAGAGATATTTTGTAGAGACATCTTAAAACACTTAACGTGAAAAAGCTTAACGTAGTTTAAGTTaccggaaaaaaaaacaaaatctcacACACTTACCTGGTCATAAACACTCTCCAGTGCCTAAAGGACAAAACTGTAATCTAAAAATAACTCAAATATTTTCATCTTAAGCATTTAAGCTTTAAAGACACCCACGGTGAGGGAACAGCTTTATAAGGAAACGAAGCTTAAAATGatgtgttaaaatgaagatGTAGAAACACCAAATTTCTTTTAACATCATATTTGACATCAAATTTCTTCGTGATATCATAACTGTCTACTATCAAAAGTATGATTccataaactaaatataaagcGCAGAGTTTCGCGTGAACCTTTTCCCCCATTATAAACTTCTTATAATAAACAGCTTAACATGGTGTAATGTGTTAAAACATCCATTATATCTCCTGTCTATGATTAAAAGACTCATATAGAGTCTTATAAACTCAGTATAGATATAAAGATTTGGTGTTACTTGGTGCTTGCTTTCGTAATTACGCAATGAGAAGGTTTTTCCACATTAAGTGCTGAAGAACGTCCCATTTCATGCACACGATTTAGTTTAACGTGGCCATGAGATATTAAATCGAGCTCATGAGATCGTAACGCTTGCACAACTTTATTCACTCTCTCAGTTTTTGTATTTCTAGCTCTCagattaattacattttgtccacattttacttcatttctgtttttcttcctaaCAAAACTATGACATTTCAGGTGCTCTCAGTATGTTTTAGcacaaatgaactaaaatgtaggcacaattttattcatttgcaaAGTAAGAGTGTGAATAAAGTAAATCTATATCTCTTAACTCTTATTTTTTTACCTTATTAAACAAAGATCGACAATAATGAGGACATCAGATATATTAAGACACCAATTTAAACAGCATAAACAAAATCAACGCCAGGGTCTAAAAATAATGTACAGGAAATTGAGACCTTGTGGATATCTTACAGTtacattactattactattactattctttttttttttttttttacatgtgcaTACAATTTATGTGCAAgagttttaaaataatctagttagtatttttttttcgtGGCCTCTCCAGGGCTCCGTACActtattgttcattttgttgggaattttgttaatttttttgtaataaaatgataaagtgGGCGTGTTCCTGCTGATTTTTGAGACTGCCCATGACACTGCATGCTGCCATTGCTGTACCGCGGTCCAAACACAAGGCGAAACGAGCTGACTTCAGTGAAACGGTCAGCATAAGCTAACACGAGAGACTGTACCTGCTTTTGCAACACGCCCAATCCTTtaaccagcttttttttttttttttttgagtgacaTTACAGAATGACAGCTTCTACGCTTAACTAAAACCTAAGAAGCCTTTGAGCATCAGTGAAGGCTGAGCTTTTAGCATGAAGGCACTGCTTTAGCAAACATCCACTATATGAACATGaagtacttttttattttgtcatttttttttccaatcctTACTCTTGTTCATAACACTTTATCGATCGGCTCTGGTGCATTGCATCATGACACAGTTTGTATGTCTGTATttgtttctgcaaaaaaaaaaaaaaagtgcttggaAAAAATTTAAGATATCGATCCTTGTTGCTTTTCGATTTGTTCACTGTCGGACTCACACACTGGCAAAGACTGGCAACAAGCTGAAATCTTTCAGCCCCTTGGACTCCTGATGAAACCGGGGCGCGTAATCTCTTTTCTACTGCCATTGTGctcactttgttttttgtttttttttcgaCTCGGTCGCCTTGCTGTCTACCTGCTGTCTCTGAGGATGGGAAAATGTGTGATGAAATGAGCCTCTTGCCATGCGAGagc contains:
- the cav1 gene encoding caveolin-1, with amino-acid sequence MTGGPKDGETEEYIHSPFIRKQGNIYKPNNKDMDSDSIHEKTLHDVHTKEIDLVNRDPKHLNDHVVKVDFEDVIAEPAGTYSFDGVWKASFTTFTVSKYWFYRLLTALVGIPLALIWGIFFAILSFLHIWAVVPCVKSYLIEIHCVSQVYSICVHTFCDPLFEAMGKCFSNVRVTSTKVV